The Legionella cincinnatiensis genome includes a region encoding these proteins:
- a CDS encoding ABC transporter ATP-binding protein has product MNTNCLPNHLGSFIRYFLKPYKAVVILFILVALGAGFWGPFNSLLIKSFINTLAVKTSPDMFSLYWIAGLLVLNFIIFDNVTWRTLGFLNYKYEARIKNQIISQTFEYVLGGSTQFFQDNLSGRIADQIKTLADNLEIILHRVSVDFLRGASLLVVSFITAYSVNALFFYILLFWFLAFASFSIWMSARLVQLSDDHASSESQLSGQLVDSLANQSNVRIFSQKKYEVARMNRFFHLVQQAFQKKELFIVLLCCAQGGMIAVMMGFASFALIHLYGKGLVSIGDFALILGLSMELGHMMWYTMYQVDQFNQALGKARQSLKALVIPHEIKDKNKASQLIVTQGKIEFSKVKFHYHGGYSLFQNKSVTIAAGQKVGLVGYSGSGKSTFVNLILRLYDVVDGQILIDGLDISAVTQESLRRTIAMIPQDPTLFHRSLMDNLRYGRLEASDEEVIIASQKAHAHEFINLLPEGYDTLVGERGIKLSGGQRQRIAIARALLKNAPILILDEATSQLDSITESNIQESLWELMQGKTTLVIAHRLSTLLHMDRILVFDKGHIVEDGTHTELLKLGGLYKTLWDAQVGGFLPDKEDDGGKESLSKGVSEY; this is encoded by the coding sequence ATGAACACTAATTGTTTACCGAATCATTTGGGCAGTTTTATTAGGTATTTTTTAAAACCGTATAAAGCTGTAGTTATTTTATTTATTTTGGTTGCTCTAGGCGCTGGATTTTGGGGGCCATTTAATAGTTTATTAATTAAATCGTTCATCAATACTTTAGCAGTAAAAACGAGTCCGGACATGTTCTCTTTATATTGGATAGCTGGATTATTGGTGTTGAACTTTATTATTTTTGACAACGTGACCTGGCGAACGCTTGGTTTTTTGAACTATAAATACGAAGCACGTATTAAAAACCAAATTATTAGCCAAACTTTTGAATATGTGTTAGGAGGAAGTACGCAATTTTTTCAAGATAATTTATCAGGGCGGATCGCTGATCAAATCAAAACACTTGCTGATAATCTTGAGATTATTTTGCATCGAGTGTCTGTGGATTTTCTTAGGGGTGCTTCACTCTTGGTTGTATCATTTATTACCGCTTATTCCGTGAATGCATTGTTCTTTTATATTTTATTATTTTGGTTCCTTGCTTTTGCTTCGTTTAGTATTTGGATGTCGGCACGATTAGTCCAATTGTCTGATGATCATGCAAGTTCGGAATCCCAGCTTTCGGGACAATTGGTCGATAGTTTGGCTAACCAATCGAATGTACGTATTTTTTCACAAAAGAAATATGAAGTAGCACGGATGAATCGTTTTTTTCATTTGGTGCAACAGGCATTTCAAAAAAAAGAGCTCTTTATTGTTTTGTTATGCTGTGCACAAGGTGGAATGATTGCGGTAATGATGGGGTTTGCCTCTTTTGCTTTAATCCACCTGTATGGCAAAGGTCTTGTGAGTATAGGTGATTTTGCTTTGATTCTTGGATTGTCTATGGAGCTAGGCCATATGATGTGGTATACCATGTATCAAGTAGATCAGTTTAACCAAGCATTGGGTAAGGCGAGACAAAGTTTAAAAGCATTAGTGATACCCCATGAGATTAAAGATAAAAATAAAGCTTCTCAGTTAATAGTGACTCAAGGGAAAATTGAGTTTTCTAAAGTTAAATTTCATTACCACGGTGGGTATTCTCTTTTTCAAAATAAGTCAGTGACGATTGCAGCAGGTCAGAAAGTTGGCTTGGTAGGGTATTCAGGAAGTGGCAAATCAACATTTGTGAATTTAATTTTACGGCTTTATGATGTTGTGGATGGTCAAATTCTGATTGATGGTCTGGACATATCTGCGGTGACTCAAGAAAGTCTAAGACGAACCATCGCGATGATTCCACAAGACCCAACGCTTTTTCATCGCAGCTTAATGGATAATCTACGTTATGGACGATTGGAGGCCTCTGATGAAGAAGTGATTATCGCTTCCCAAAAAGCACATGCTCATGAGTTCATAAATCTTTTGCCAGAAGGTTATGATACTTTGGTCGGCGAGCGTGGGATTAAGCTTTCGGGAGGTCAGCGCCAACGCATAGCAATTGCTCGTGCTCTATTAAAAAATGCGCCAATTTTAATATTGGATGAAGCTACCTCACAGTTGGATTCCATCACCGAATCTAACATTCAAGAGAGTCTCTGGGAGTTGATGCAGGGAAAAACAACTTTGGTTATTGCTCATCGTTTATCAACCCTTCTCCATATGGATCGTATTTTAGTATTCGATAAGGGGCATATTGTTGAGGACGGTACACATACTGAACTATTAAAGCTTGGGGGTTTATACAAAACCTTATGGGATGCTCAGGTAGGTGGTTTTTTGCCGGATAAAGAGGACGATGGCGGTAAAGAATCTTTAAGTAAGGGTGTGAGTGAGTACTAA
- a CDS encoding MerR family transcriptional regulator, with protein MTQWFVKDLSKLTGVSVQTLHHYDRIGLLKPSLRRTNGYRVYSEKDLLKLQQIIALKFFGFELSQIKTLLTEESSALKHFNSQVQVLEQKAAVFLEGAKTLRSIIDSVDANQSIPWETIIQLIEVYKMTEHLEHNWVKEIFTPDELKQYIEFEKELKANTTLEQKEAFENNWQQLVEAVKNNLKQDPDSAFGIDLGKKIMDWVNGVYGKKYAHLRTKKFEKGFGEGKGLDEVGLTPEIVSWMDKAMDAYWRDRIYGILEQVGKKPSSTVLALWNAMLVDMYGEESSRKNSIYEIALNDAKVSSQAKAWLKSILDS; from the coding sequence ATGACTCAATGGTTCGTAAAAGATTTAAGCAAATTAACGGGTGTTTCAGTGCAGACACTGCATCATTATGATCGTATAGGTCTGCTTAAGCCCTCGTTACGACGCACTAATGGGTATCGTGTTTACTCTGAGAAGGATTTATTGAAATTACAACAGATTATCGCTTTGAAGTTTTTTGGCTTTGAGTTGTCACAAATTAAAACCTTACTTACTGAAGAAAGCAGCGCCCTCAAACATTTTAACAGTCAAGTTCAAGTGCTTGAGCAAAAAGCAGCTGTTTTCCTTGAGGGAGCCAAGACTTTGAGAAGTATTATTGATTCTGTTGATGCCAATCAATCCATTCCATGGGAAACCATTATTCAATTGATAGAGGTGTATAAAATGACAGAGCATCTGGAACATAATTGGGTTAAGGAAATATTTACTCCTGATGAACTAAAGCAGTACATTGAGTTTGAAAAAGAACTAAAAGCGAATACAACGCTTGAGCAAAAAGAAGCGTTTGAAAACAATTGGCAGCAGTTAGTAGAAGCGGTGAAAAATAATCTGAAACAAGACCCTGATTCAGCGTTCGGTATTGATTTAGGGAAGAAGATTATGGATTGGGTTAATGGAGTCTATGGTAAAAAATACGCCCATTTAAGGACCAAGAAATTTGAAAAGGGCTTTGGAGAAGGAAAAGGTCTTGATGAGGTTGGATTGACACCAGAAATTGTATCATGGATGGATAAAGCGATGGATGCTTATTGGAGAGACCGGATTTATGGGATTCTTGAGCAAGTAGGAAAAAAACCTTCTTCAACTGTATTAGCTCTTTGGAATGCAATGCTTGTAGATATGTATGGAGAAGAGAGTTCACGCAAAAATTCTATATACGAAATTGCTTTAAATGATGCTAAGGTGAGTTCCCAGGCAAAAGCTTGGCTTAAAAGTATTTTAGATTCTTAA
- a CDS encoding GNAT family N-acetyltransferase, translating to MMVKFHEFHQAEHHFFSLISDAQANYGQMVAFATSVPTSHLNPVIVKEIDAQFLNTLLQCHSFYTLKQLSWSLVLPEYSYLPELEKHLQSLNFKYTEKGIAMEALIDSMVFPKSESSLVIKEMVGDLSVWSLPLLYGFESTMEITDVYRKKHELAAASSAKLYHFSGFIEEEPVCSLSLSLCGHHARIDDLATTPAYQKKGYATQLIHAAIDFAKTLQISKCFLEASVTGLSIYQKIGFKELFINRYYEPMPLQLETPRMILRLMNETDLDHIAELNRDAEVRKFFPEGVQTREQTQQRIKEFMAFYREHGLPCFVIWNKLTQEFMGRCGFGPLETGEIEVGYLLARKFWGKGYASEALSALLDWSKNHIDAEYIIAFAPLEHKASQRVMEKCNMTYYKEDLGHGVMCKFYRISNK from the coding sequence ATGATGGTTAAGTTTCATGAATTTCACCAGGCCGAGCATCATTTTTTTTCCTTGATTAGCGATGCTCAAGCTAATTATGGTCAAATGGTTGCGTTCGCTACAAGCGTGCCTACTTCGCATTTGAATCCTGTAATTGTAAAAGAAATAGATGCGCAATTTTTAAATACTTTACTGCAGTGTCATTCTTTTTATACTCTAAAACAATTATCGTGGTCTTTAGTACTTCCAGAATATTCGTATCTGCCTGAACTGGAAAAACATTTGCAATCGCTTAATTTTAAATATACTGAAAAAGGGATTGCTATGGAGGCTTTAATCGACTCGATGGTCTTTCCAAAGTCTGAGTCCTCGTTAGTGATTAAAGAAATGGTTGGTGATTTAAGTGTCTGGAGCCTTCCATTGCTTTATGGTTTTGAATCTACAATGGAGATAACTGATGTTTATAGAAAAAAACATGAGCTTGCTGCTGCATCCAGTGCAAAACTATATCATTTTTCAGGTTTTATAGAAGAGGAGCCTGTGTGCTCTCTTTCTTTATCTCTATGTGGCCATCATGCACGCATTGATGATCTCGCTACAACCCCAGCTTATCAAAAAAAAGGTTATGCAACCCAACTGATTCATGCGGCAATAGATTTTGCTAAAACACTCCAGATAAGCAAATGTTTTTTAGAAGCTTCAGTGACAGGATTAAGTATCTATCAAAAAATTGGATTTAAAGAGTTGTTCATTAATCGTTATTATGAACCGATGCCACTTCAACTTGAAACACCAAGAATGATCTTACGCTTAATGAATGAAACGGATCTCGATCACATTGCTGAGCTTAATAGGGATGCAGAAGTGAGGAAATTTTTCCCTGAAGGCGTACAAACTCGAGAACAAACGCAACAAAGAATCAAGGAGTTTATGGCTTTTTATCGAGAACATGGGCTTCCCTGCTTTGTGATTTGGAATAAATTAACCCAAGAGTTTATGGGAAGATGTGGTTTTGGTCCCCTAGAAACGGGAGAAATAGAAGTAGGTTATTTGCTTGCTCGCAAGTTTTGGGGGAAGGGATATGCTTCTGAAGCATTGAGCGCGTTACTTGATTGGAGCAAGAATCATATTGATGCAGAATATATTATTGCATTTGCACCTTTAGAGCATAAAGCGTCCCAACGAGTCATGGAAAAATGTAATATGACTTATTATAAAGAGGATTTGGGCCATGGAGTTATGTGCAAATTTTATCGCATCAGTAACAAATGA
- a CDS encoding CaiB/BaiF CoA transferase family protein, translating into MLKDLKVIDLSSVLAGPSVGTFFAELGASVVKIEHPIHKDITRTWKLPDEDSNSDISAYFASVNFGKEYLFLDLTKEEDHLCFLNLILEADILIMNFKKGDEIKLKLQDEHLLNINPRLIIGKINGYGEESDRVAYDLVLQGECGFMSMNGTCDSGPVKMPVALIDVLAAHHLKEAILLALYAREKSGKGKVVTVSLYDAAVSSLVNQASNYLMTGQIPQRIGSIHPNIAPYGELFRTADGAHIIFAIGSDRHFKKLCTVLGLKDLLEKDEFSNNQNRVKNRERLASLIVAQTEKLQSDKLLEILHREHIPAGKIMDLKEVFDNERAKALIREEYINNIPTARVASFIFK; encoded by the coding sequence ATGTTAAAGGACTTAAAAGTAATTGATCTAAGTTCGGTTCTTGCGGGGCCCTCTGTAGGTACTTTTTTTGCTGAATTAGGTGCTTCAGTTGTTAAAATCGAACATCCTATTCATAAAGATATTACCAGAACATGGAAACTCCCGGATGAAGACTCCAATTCTGATATTTCAGCCTATTTTGCAAGCGTTAATTTTGGAAAAGAGTATCTGTTTTTAGATCTTACCAAAGAAGAAGACCATCTTTGTTTTCTTAACCTTATTTTAGAAGCTGATATTTTAATCATGAATTTTAAGAAAGGAGATGAAATAAAGCTAAAACTACAAGACGAGCATCTTCTTAATATTAATCCACGTCTAATCATTGGAAAAATAAATGGTTACGGTGAGGAAAGTGATCGGGTAGCCTATGATCTGGTTCTTCAAGGTGAATGTGGTTTTATGTCGATGAACGGGACTTGTGATAGCGGTCCAGTTAAAATGCCGGTCGCTCTAATCGATGTGCTTGCGGCTCATCATCTGAAAGAAGCGATTCTTCTTGCACTTTATGCGCGAGAAAAAAGCGGTAAAGGTAAAGTGGTTACTGTTTCTCTTTATGATGCAGCTGTTAGTAGTCTCGTGAATCAAGCATCCAATTACTTAATGACTGGACAGATACCACAACGTATTGGCTCAATACATCCAAACATCGCTCCATATGGTGAATTGTTTCGTACTGCAGATGGAGCTCATATAATCTTTGCAATAGGTTCTGATCGGCATTTCAAAAAATTATGTACGGTTCTAGGGCTAAAAGATCTTCTGGAAAAAGATGAGTTTAGCAACAATCAAAATAGAGTAAAAAACCGAGAAAGACTTGCTTCACTCATTGTGGCACAAACAGAGAAGTTGCAAAGCGATAAACTTCTCGAAATTCTACATCGCGAACATATTCCCGCTGGAAAAATTATGGATCTCAAAGAGGTTTTTGATAATGAGCGTGCGAAGGCACTCATCCGAGAAGAGTACATTAATAATATTCCTACAGCGCGTGTTGCATCCTTTATTTTTAAATAG
- a CDS encoding ABC-F family ATP-binding cassette domain-containing protein has product MHHKPIQFKDISLIYPHKACFEAFSSQIHFGDRITLIGRNGSGKSTLLKMLCGLCLPSQGDIKVPPDVHFGYLPQVIEGFPTLSGGQKLNQLLTKILSEHANVLLLDEPTNHLDHHNRRSLIRMLEHYPGTLIIASHDTELINAVTDTLWHIDSGQVTVFKGDYLDYQRLLTERKTSLDHELAKLSRQKKEAHLALMKEQERTKRSRIQGEKKIAQRKWPTIRSHTKLAKAITAGDKRLNHINYKKQQLLDELSSLYQPEVIQHKFKLNGLEHHKPLIRIQDASIGYEYGNLILDDINFHLGGGERVALYGDNASGKSTFVKAILGIPQINRTGEWRVPDCTTLGYLDQHYQHLNSEETVFDLMRCKMPHASHPEIRAHLNDFLFRKNEEVGIKVTNLSGGEKVRLSLALIAAAPPKLLILDEITNNVDLEARTHIIEVLRDFPGAMLVISHDHDFLESIHIETKYQIYQGKIHRFNEVHRGNEL; this is encoded by the coding sequence ATGCACCATAAACCGATTCAATTTAAAGACATAAGTCTTATCTATCCACACAAAGCTTGTTTTGAAGCCTTTAGTAGCCAAATCCATTTTGGTGATCGCATTACATTGATAGGTCGTAATGGATCTGGGAAATCAACATTATTAAAGATGCTCTGCGGTCTTTGTTTGCCTTCTCAAGGTGACATTAAAGTGCCACCGGATGTTCATTTCGGCTATTTACCTCAAGTGATTGAAGGTTTTCCAACCTTAAGTGGGGGTCAAAAGCTAAACCAGCTATTGACAAAAATTTTATCCGAACATGCTAATGTACTTTTGTTAGACGAACCTACAAATCATCTGGATCACCACAATCGCCGTTCTTTAATACGCATGCTCGAACACTATCCTGGAACACTCATTATCGCTTCTCATGATACGGAGTTAATCAATGCAGTCACAGATACCTTATGGCATATTGATTCAGGGCAAGTCACTGTTTTTAAAGGCGATTATTTAGATTATCAGCGATTGCTTACCGAGCGAAAAACATCCCTCGATCACGAGTTAGCAAAGCTTTCACGACAAAAGAAAGAGGCGCATCTTGCATTAATGAAAGAACAAGAACGTACTAAACGTTCACGTATTCAAGGTGAGAAGAAAATAGCACAACGCAAGTGGCCAACGATTCGTTCTCATACTAAATTGGCTAAGGCTATTACAGCGGGAGATAAAAGGCTAAATCATATTAACTATAAGAAACAACAGTTGCTAGATGAGCTTTCCTCTCTCTATCAACCTGAGGTTATCCAGCACAAATTTAAATTAAACGGTTTGGAGCATCATAAGCCCTTGATAAGAATTCAAGATGCTTCTATTGGTTATGAATATGGAAACTTGATTCTGGATGATATTAATTTTCACCTTGGTGGCGGCGAACGGGTTGCATTGTATGGAGATAATGCATCAGGTAAGTCAACTTTTGTCAAAGCGATATTGGGTATTCCGCAAATTAATAGGACGGGTGAATGGAGGGTGCCTGACTGTACAACTTTAGGATACCTCGATCAGCATTATCAGCATTTAAACTCCGAAGAAACTGTATTTGATTTAATGCGATGCAAAATGCCGCATGCTTCTCATCCTGAAATTCGTGCCCATTTAAATGATTTTTTATTTCGCAAAAATGAAGAAGTAGGAATAAAGGTCACAAATCTTTCGGGAGGTGAAAAAGTAAGACTTTCTCTAGCATTAATTGCTGCAGCTCCTCCTAAATTACTTATTTTAGATGAGATCACTAACAATGTAGATTTAGAAGCACGCACTCATATTATTGAGGTATTACGTGACTTCCCAGGGGCAATGCTCGTCATCTCCCATGATCATGATTTTTTAGAATCCATTCACATTGAAACCAAGTATCAGATTTACCAAGGGAAAATACACCGTTTTAATGAGGTACATAGAGGTAATGAACTATGA
- a CDS encoding GNAT family N-acetyltransferase, producing MRTIAYLKHHAECIPELAKIWHEELGQIWIPDVPISRVEDNLHNHLNTKQLPLTFVAFDEQKPVGMCSLRVNDGIRPELTPWLGSLVVSKAYQKQGIATQLISKTKEKAQTLGFKNLYLFALDPTIPEYYTRLGWRKIGMDKFKEHSVTVMEIIL from the coding sequence ATGAGAACAATAGCTTACCTCAAACATCATGCAGAGTGTATTCCAGAGCTTGCCAAAATTTGGCATGAAGAACTAGGACAAATTTGGATTCCTGATGTACCTATTTCGCGCGTAGAAGATAATTTACACAACCATTTAAACACAAAACAATTACCACTTACCTTCGTTGCTTTTGATGAGCAAAAACCTGTTGGAATGTGCTCATTACGAGTCAATGATGGCATTCGCCCTGAATTAACGCCATGGCTCGGTTCTTTAGTGGTTTCAAAAGCGTACCAAAAACAAGGTATCGCAACACAGCTTATTAGTAAAACCAAAGAGAAAGCACAAACATTAGGTTTTAAAAATCTATATCTTTTTGCTCTTGATCCAACGATTCCCGAATATTACACGCGCCTTGGTTGGCGTAAAATTGGAATGGATAAATTTAAAGAACATTCTGTAACGGTTATGGAAATAATACTGTAA
- a CDS encoding bifunctional GrpB family protein/GNAT family N-acetyltransferase, with translation MSNKQEQRLIEVNPYDANWPMQFLQEAEQIKSALGDNCIEIYHIGSTSVSGLAAKPVIDMIPVVLDINKVDSATAAMEMLGYEAKGEYGIPFRRYFQKGGNQRTHHAHVFELGNPEIERHLKFRDWMRKHPEDRAAYARLKQDLAHQYPNDITAYCLGKEDFITTIDKKAGFNGLRMVKALTIREWNAARHLRQFYFFDKARLSDPYTWTFTHDAHVHFVLYQGVEIIGYAHVQLWPKERAALRIIVIDEARRNHRYGSQFLTLCEKWLKNQGYQSLHIESSPDALKFYRNNGYIDMSFNDPDGYEGDARDTAVGKIL, from the coding sequence ATGTCAAACAAGCAAGAGCAACGGCTCATCGAAGTGAATCCTTATGATGCCAATTGGCCTATGCAGTTTTTACAGGAAGCAGAGCAGATTAAGAGCGCTTTAGGTGATAATTGTATTGAAATTTATCATATAGGATCAACATCAGTATCTGGTTTAGCTGCAAAACCAGTGATCGACATGATTCCTGTTGTTTTGGATATTAACAAAGTGGATAGCGCCACTGCCGCTATGGAAATGCTTGGCTATGAAGCAAAAGGAGAATACGGTATTCCTTTTCGCCGCTATTTCCAAAAAGGAGGCAATCAAAGAACTCATCACGCACATGTTTTTGAGCTTGGTAATCCTGAAATCGAACGGCATTTAAAATTTAGAGATTGGATGAGAAAACATCCAGAGGATAGAGCCGCCTATGCACGTTTAAAACAAGATTTGGCGCACCAATATCCTAACGACATTACTGCTTATTGTTTAGGTAAAGAGGATTTTATTACCACAATAGATAAAAAAGCAGGTTTTAATGGATTAAGAATGGTTAAGGCGTTAACAATACGTGAATGGAATGCGGCACGCCATTTAAGACAATTTTATTTTTTTGACAAGGCAAGGCTTTCTGATCCTTATACTTGGACTTTTACGCATGATGCCCATGTTCATTTTGTTTTATATCAGGGGGTTGAAATCATAGGTTATGCACATGTGCAATTATGGCCAAAAGAACGAGCTGCTTTGCGCATTATTGTTATTGATGAGGCAAGAAGAAATCATCGCTATGGTAGCCAATTTTTAACTTTATGCGAAAAATGGCTCAAAAATCAGGGGTATCAAAGTTTGCATATAGAGTCCTCGCCTGATGCGCTTAAATTTTATAGAAATAATGGTTATATCGATATGTCATTTAATGATCCCGATGGCTATGAAGGTGATGCTCGAGATACTGCGGTAGGAAAAATACTAT